GAGCCGGTGAGGATGAGGAACTCGCCCACGAAGCCGTTCAGGCCGGGCAGGCCGATGGAGGCGAACATGACCACGGTGAAGAACGCGGCCAGCACCGGGGCCGCGGTCTGGAGGCCCTTGAGCTCGGAGATCTGGCGGGTGTGGCGCCGCTCGTAGATGAAGCCCACGAGAAGGAAGAGCGCGCCGGTGGAGAGGCCGTGGTTGACCATCTGCATCACGCCGCCGGTGAGGCCCTGCTGGGTGAGGGCGAAGGTGCCGAGGACGATGAAGCCCAGGTGGGCCACCGACGAGTACGCCACCAGGCGCTTGAGGTCCTTCTGCATGGTGGCCACGACGGCGGCGTAGAGGATGCCGATGGTGCCGAGCGTGAGCAGCAGCGGGGCGAAGTACACCGTGGCCTCGGGGAAGAGGTAGAGCCCGAAGCGCAGGAAGCCGTAGGTGCCCAGCTTCAACATGACGCCGGCGAGGATCACCGAGCCCGCGGTGGGCGCCTCGGTGTGGGCGTCGGGCAGCCAGGTGTGCACCGGGAACAGCGGCGTCTTGATGGAGAAGGCGAGGGCGAAGGCCAGGAAGATCCACCGGGCCGTGACCGTGGCGATGGACTGGCTGTTGGCCAGCTCGATCAGGTCGAAGGTGATGGGGTTGCCCGTGGCCTTGGCGCTCAAGATGACGAGGCTCAGGATGCCCACGAGCATCAGCGCCGAGCCGAACATCGTGAACAGGAAGAACTTCAGCGCCGCGTAGACCCGGTTGCCGTGGCCCCAGCCGCCGATGAGGAAGTACATCGGGACCAGCACGATCTCGAAGAACACGAAGAACACGAACAGGTCGAGCG
This genomic interval from Acidimicrobiales bacterium contains the following:
- a CDS encoding NADH-quinone oxidoreductase subunit M: MLATAASAATEASPSFPLLTALVLLPGLGALVVALLPRRRPELVRLTAVLFAAATGALTLWLLAAFETGGAGFQFTTQHTWIADLGISWHLGVDGISLLLVVLTGILFPIAMLGTAPHHDPKPYYAWLLVLEAGCLGVFLALDLFVFFVFFEIVLVPMYFLIGGWGHGNRVYAALKFFLFTMFGSALMLVGILSLVILSAKATGNPITFDLIELANSQSIATVTARWIFLAFALAFSIKTPLFPVHTWLPDAHTEAPTAGSVILAGVMLKLGTYGFLRFGLYLFPEATVYFAPLLLTLGTIGILYAAVVATMQKDLKRLVAYSSVAHLGFIVLGTFALTQQGLTGGVMQMVNHGLSTGALFLLVGFIYERRHTRQISELKGLQTAAPVLAAFFTVVMFASIGLPGLNGFVGEFLILTGSFLTARWWTVAAALGVILAAIYLLWAYQRVFHGPTDDANRDMGDLKGWEALIMVPLIALIVFLGVYPKPALDRIDPSVSELIAHVEEHSDYREPTVATAGAAVGAELIAANPPAEGEHGEGEHGEEQGDEHGEEGE